From a region of the Oryza sativa Japonica Group chromosome 6, ASM3414082v1 genome:
- the LOC4341108 gene encoding GTP-binding protein BRASSINAZOLE INSENSITIVE PALE GREEN 2, chloroplastic: protein MAKPLLLPATVAAAAAARLPSRLAVGAAPPFRVLPFFLCPPPQSRSLSFSPVSAVSTAGKRGRSPPPPPSPVISEGRDDEDAAVGRPVCPGCGVFMQDADPNLPGFFKNPSRLSDDEMGEDGSPPLAAEPDGFLGDDEEDGAPSESDLAAELDGLDSDLDEFLEEEDENGEDGAEMKADIDAKIDGFSSDWDSDWDEEMEDEEEKWRKELDGFTPPGVGYGKITEETLERWKKEKLSKSERKRRAREAKKAEAEEDAAVVCARCHSLRNYGHVKNDKAENLIPDFDFDRFISSRLMKRSAGTPVIVMVADCADFDGSFPKRAAKSLFKALEGRGTSKLSETPRLVLVGTKVDLLPWQQMGVRLEKWVRGRAKAFGAPKLDAVFLISVHKDLSVRNLISYVKELAGPRSNVWVIGAQNAGKSTLINAFAKKQGVKITRLTEAAVPGTTLGILRITGVLPAKAKMYDTPGLLHPYIMSMRLNSEERKMVEIRKELRPRCFRVKAGQSVHIGGLTRLDVLKASVQTIYITVWASPSVSLHLGKTENAEELRDKHFGIRLQPPIRPERVAELGHWTERQIDVSGVSWDVNSMDIAISGLGWYSLGLKGNATVAVWTFDGIDVTRRDAMILHRAQFLERPGFWLPIAIANAIGEETRKKNERRKKAEQRDDLLLEESAEDDVEVLI from the exons ATGGCtaaacccctcctcctccccgctaccgtcgcggcggcagcagcagctcgcctcccctcccgcctcgccgtcggcgcggccccgccATTCCgcgtcctccccttcttcctctgcCCGCCGCCTCAGAGCCGcagcctctccttctcccccgtCTCCGCCGTGTCCACGGCCGGCAAGCGCggcaggtcgccgccgccgccgccgagcccggTCATCAGCGAGGGCAGGGATGACGaggacgccgccgtcggccgccccgTCTGCCCCGGCTGCGGCGTGTTCATGCAGGACGCCGACCCCAACCTGCCCGGCTTCTTCAAGAACCCCTCCCGCCTCTCCGACGACGAGATGGGGGAAGACGGGTCGCCTCCTCTTGCCGCCGAGCCTGATGGATTTCTtggagacgacgaggaggacggtGCGCCGTCGGAATCTGATCTTGCCGCCGAATTGGACGGTCTGGACAGCGATTTGGATGAATTTCTTGAAGAAGAGGATGAGAATGGAGAGGATGGGGCGGAGATGAAGGCTGACATAGATGCCAAGATCGATGGCTTCTCGAGCGACTGGGACTCGGATTGGGATGAGGAGATggaagacgaggaggagaaaTGGAGGAAAGAACTGGATGGTTTCACCCCACCGGGAGTTGGGTATGGAAAGATCACTGAGGAGACACTCGAGAGATGGAAGAAGGAGAAGCTGTCCAAGTCCGAGAGGAAACGCCGGGCACGGGAAGCCAAgaaggccgaggccgaggaggacgccgccgtGGTCTGTGCCCGGTGCCACTCACTGAGGAATTATGGGCATGTGAAGAATGACAAGGCTGAGAATTTGATCCCGGACTTCGATTTCGATCGGTTCATATCGTCCCGTCTGATGAAACGTTCAGCTGGCACACCGGTTATCGTCATGGTAGCGGATTGCGCGGACTTTGACGGCTCATTCCCAAAGAGGGCTGCCAAGTCGCTGTTCAAGGCGCTCGAGGGGCGGGGAACTTCTAAGTTGAGTGAAACGCCAAGGCTTGTTCTTGTTGGAACGAAGGTGGATTTGCTGCCATGGCAGCAAATGGGAGTGAGGCTGGAGAAGTGGGTGAGAGGCCGAGCTAAGGCTTTCGGAGCACCAAAGCTGGATGCTGTTTTCTTGATCAGTGTTCATAAGGATTTGTCTGTCAGAAACTTGATCTCATATGTCAAGGAACTAGCTGGGCCCCGTAGCAATGTTTGGGTGATTGGTGCACAGAATGCTGGGAAATCCACTCTAATTAATGCATTTGCAAAGAAACAAGGTGTCAAAATCACAAGGTTGACTGAGGCTGCTGTGCCAGGAACTACATTAGGAATCTTGAGAATAACAGGTGTTTTGCCAGCAAAGGCTAAAATGTATGACACTCCTGGCTTATTGCATCCATATATAATGTCAATGAGATTAAACAGTGAGGAACGCAAGATGGTTGAAATTCGGAAAGAACTCCGGCCAAGGTGCTTCAGGGTGAAG GCAGGACAATCTGTACATATTGGAGGTTTAACACGACTTGATGTGTTAAAAGCTTCAGTCCAAACTATCTACATAACTGTTTGGGCATCTCCTAGTGTGTCCCTCCATCTGGGGAAGACTGAAAATGCTGAAGAACTGCGGGACAAACATTTTGGCATCAGACTTCAG CCACCGATCAGGCCAGAGCGAGTTGCCGAATTAGGTCACTGGACGGAAAGACAGATTGATGTGTCGGGGGTCAGTTGGGATGTGAACAGTATGGATATTGCTATTTCGGGGTTAGGCTGGTATTCCTTGGGCCTGAAAGGAAATGCCACAGTTGCGGTGTGGACTTTCGATGGCATTGATGTGACACGGCGTGATGCGATGATTCTTCACCGAGCTCAGTTCCTCGAAAGGCCTGGATTTTGGCTacccatcgccatcgccaatGCTATAGGTGAGGAGACCAGGAAGAAGAatgagagaaggaagaaggctGAGCAAAGAGATGATCTCCTTTTGGAAGAAAGCGCCGAGGATGATGTGGAGGTGCTCATATAG
- the LOC4341109 gene encoding uncharacterized protein: protein MATATAYTLRLSPPPPSPSPRRQQHHHAPLLPQRPRSRRGATARAAAAASWAPTDRGSDDGLGGWWLPVPEQQQQQKQPAERGREVGIGIAGSRRALAVGLGASAAIALVGMMWHLPSSRKCLQQFVHAPLHYVQEKLSTLESKETPEEDAGDKEWDNIDVSKTANDERVDTKTDDSSQNHMPAGGVHVLFRAPVDPMHEEAFSILKKLQIIEKDASSSDFCSRREFARWFIKLHSKLERKKMHRIIPNRLTFGSVRSAFDDIDADDPDFLYIQSLGESGIVSSKLSNFLGTSTSGSSSDSGNSNFLPNSYLSRFDLVNWKALVEHPFATELDQKMLSKNVRILDLRAWPDVPSSILVDLMGGEQSIISKVFGNTRCLQPHKPVTKAQAAAALTSGRMEEVIRDELNRLEAENQSQLSVMGEIMEELINRGDIKRYWEDKMKVEEIREVAVDKQLQHVLQELANEKTDREKELAVLLKERTALEHQNQELMNLRSEIDGMYDRLAMESLEVMTEEQNLEKLSLDVNRKHQAVSESKSYLEAEKEALTMLRSWVEEEAARVHERAEVLERAVRRWRVPAD, encoded by the exons atggccaccgccaccgcgtacaccctccgcctctccccgccgccgccgtcgccatcccctcGCCGGCAGCAGCACCACCACGCCCCGCTCCTCCCCCAGCgcccccgcagccgccgcggggccaccgcgagggcggcggcggcggccagctggGCACCGACGGAccgcggcagcgacgacgggcTCGGCGGCTGGTGGCTCCCAGTccccgagcagcagcagcagcagaagcagccgGCGGAGCGCGGGAGGGAAG TGGGGATTGGGATTGCGGGTTCCCGAAGAGCTCTCGCGGTCGGGCTGggggcttcggcggcgatcgcATTGGTGGGGATGATGTGGCACTTGCCGTCGTCGAGGAAGT GTTTGCAGCAATTTGTACATGCCCCATTACACTATGTTCAAGAGAAGTTATCAACACTGGAGTCAAAAGAGACTCCCGAGGAGGATGCAGGTGACAAGGAGTGGGATAATATTGATGTTTCAAAGACAGCTAATGACGAGAGGGTTGATACAAAAACTGATGATTCAAGCCAAAACCACATGCCAGCTGGTGGTGTACATGTTCTATTTAGAGCTCCTGTAGATCCCATGCACGAGGAGGCTTTCTCTATATTGAAGAAGCTACAG ATAATTGAAAAAGATGCTAGCTCCAGCGACTTTTGTTCTCGAAGGGAATTCGCAAGATGGTTCATTAAGTTACACTCAAAATTAGAAAG GAAAAAGATGCATAGGATCATCCCTAATAGATTAACTTTTGGATCAGTCAGAAGTGCCTTCGACGATATAGATGCTGATGACCCAGATTTCTTGTACATCCAAT ctttaggAGAATCAGGCATTGTATCTAGCAAGTTATCGAACTTCCTGGGAACATCAACAAGTGGTTCTTCTAGTGACAGTGGAAATTCAAACTTCCTACCCAACAG TTATCTATCACGTTTTGATCTTGTTAATTGGAAAGCACTAGTGGAGCATCCATTTGCAACTGAACTAGACCAGAAG ATGCTGAGTAAAAATGTTCGCATTTTGGATTTGAGGGCTTGGCCTGATGTACCATCATCTATACTTGTAGATTTGATGGGTGGTGAACAGAGCATCATCAGCAAAGTTTTTG GAAACACAAGATGCCTTCAACCACATAAACCTGTTACAAAAGCACAAGCAGCTGCTGCACTGACCAGTGGCCGAATGGAAGAAGTAATACGTGATGAATTGAACAGACTAGAAGCAGAGAATCAATCCCAGCTTTCTGTTATGGGTGAAATAATGGAAGAGTTAATTAATAGAGGAGATATAAAAAGATATTGGGAGGACAAGATGAAAGTGGAGGAAATCCGTGAGGTTGCAGTTGATAAGCAGCTTCAACATGTGCTGCAAGAGCTTGCAAATGAGAAAACAGATAGAGAAAAGGAACTTGCGGTCTTACTGAAAGAGAGAACAGCTCTAGAACATCAGAATCAGGAACTTATGAATTTGAGGTCAGAGATTGATGGGATGTATGATAGACTAGCCATGGAAAGTCTAGAGGTCATGACTGAGGAACAAAACCTGGAAAAGCTCTCACTTGATGTGAATAGGAAGCATCAAGCTGTCTCTGAATCCAAATCTTATCTTGAAGCTGAGAAGGAAGCTCTTACTATGCTAAG GTCTTGggtggaagaagaagcagcacgTGTACATGAACGAGCTGAAGTACTTGAGAGGGCTGTAAGGAGATGGCGAGTCCCAGCTGACTAA
- the LOC107277573 gene encoding uncharacterized protein, with protein MAGGASLLHAVAALMSTCTRRLQRAARRVSSAAAGAGKQGASSRAVVPWRKALSLPAAATAKVKAAAAAARREEGDSGGLWRKEILMGERCQPLDFSGVIYYDADGRRLAHPPPPRSPMRSPLPVSGKLAANARAAY; from the coding sequence ATGGCCGGCGGCGCGAGCCTCCTgcacgcggtggcggcgctgatGAGCACGTGCACGCGCCGGCTGcagcgcgcggcgaggcgggtgtcgtccgccgccgcgggggcggGGAAGCAGGGGGCGTCGTCCCGCGCCGTGGTGCCGTGGAGGAAGGCGCTGTCGCtgcccgccgcggcgacggcgaaggtgaaggcggcggcggctgcggcgaggcGGGAGGAGGGGGACTCCGGCGGGCTGTGGCGGAAGGAGATCCTGATGGGTGAGCGGTGCCAGCCGCTGGACTTCTCCGGGGTGATCTACTACGACGccgacggccgccgcctcgcgcacccgccgccgccgcgctccccgATGCGCAGCCCTCTCCCGGTCTCCGGCAAGCTCGCCGCCAACGCCCGCGCCGCGTACTAG
- the LOC9268066 gene encoding pentatricopeptide repeat-containing protein At4g20090, with amino-acid sequence MPPPLPLRRRLLPDPPLPAAARLSRSEPFVSSSSDDDDDDSPLSADLFPRAGAPTLLTVARGLAAADDPVPSASTVLAFLRRLPHDASPHLFPHLVAALSRSRGGGGGGGGPLLALRLFLAPLHPAAVTHHSFNSALLRFPLPPHLLPPFFSRSLRRFPGRLAPTLLSFNLLLKCVCSSLVPRDPGRYLDVALRILHEIIPGWDLAPDKFTYSTVVSALADAGRVDDAVALVHEMVADGVVAAEAFNPVLRAMLRAGDVKGAAKLFGFMQLKGCVPTTATYNVLVHGLLVCGRAGAAMGVMRRMEREGVVPGVMTYGAVVDGLVRCGRVKDAWKVAEEMERNGLAWNEFVYSTVITGFCKSGEIDCALKVWEAMVASPVRPNVVLYSAMIGGLANFGKMTEAELLFREMIHSKCAPNIITYGSIIQGYFKIGDTSRALSVWEEMIGAGCVPNAVSYSILINGLCNVGRLKDAMMVWKHMLDRGCAPDTIAYTSMIKGLCVSGMVDGGLRLFYDMLASGHADPDVISYNVLLDGLLLAKDLPRAMDLLNRMLDQGCDPDTVTCNIFLREFGAGERKGREFLEGLVVRLCDRRRNMAAGEVLMVMLAKYIVPEAPIWEMVVRDVCRRKRVWRVIDKCWDEIWGP; translated from the coding sequence atgccccctcctctccccctccgccgccgcctcctccccgacccacccctccccgccgccgcccgcctctcccGCTCCGAACCCtttgtctcctcctcctccgatgacgacgacgacgactccccCCTCTCCGCAGATCTCTTCCCGCGCGCCGGCGCGCCCACCCTCCTCACCGTCGCGCgggggctcgccgccgccgacgacccggTCCCCTCCGCGTCCACCGTGctcgccttcctccgccgccttcCCCACGACGCCTCGCCGCACCTCTTCccccacctcgtcgccgccctctcccgctcccgggggggcgggggcgggggcgggggcccCCTCCTCGCGCTCCGCCTCTTCCTCGCCCCGCTCCACCCGGCCGCCGTCACCCACCACTCCTTCAACTCCGCGCTCCTCCGCTTCCCGCTCCCGCCGCACCTCCTCCCGCCCTTCTTCTCCCGCTCCCTCCGACGCTTCCCCGGCCGCCTCGCGCCCACGCTGCTCTCCTTCAACCTCCTCCTCAAGTGCGTCTGCTCCTCTCTCGTCCCGAGGGATCCCGGCCGCTACCTCGACGTCGCGCTGCGGATCCTCCACGAGATCATCCCGGGGTGGGATCTCGCGCCGGATAAGTTCACCTACTCGACGGTGGTGTCCGCGCTCGCCGATGCGGGCCGGGTGGATGACGCGGTGGCGCTGGTGCACGAGATGGTGGCGGATGGGGTGGTTGCGGCCGAGGCGTTTAACCCCGTTCTGAGGGCGATGCTGCGCGCCGGGGATGTCAAGGGAGCAGCcaagctgtttgggtttatgCAGCTGAAGGGGTGCGTGCCGACCACCGCGACATACAATGTGCTGGTGCATGGTCTGCTGGTGTGCGGGAGGGCCGGGGCGGCAATGGGGGTGATGAGAAggatggagagggagggggtggtGCCAGGGGTGATGACGTACGGGGCAGTGGTGGATGGACTGGTGAGATGCGGGAGAGTGAAGGATGCGTGGAAGGTCGcggaggagatggagaggaaCGGTCTTGCATGGAATGAATTTGTGTACTCAACTGTCATAACAGGATTTTGCAAGTCTGGGGAAATTGACTGTGCGTTGAAGGTGTGGGAGGCGATGGTGGCAAGTCCGGTAAGGCCAAATGTTGTTTTATATTCAGCAATGATTGGTGGCCTTGCCAATTTTGGGAAGATGACGGAGGCTGAATTGTTATTTCGAGAGATGATTCATTCAAAATGTGCGCCAAATATCATTACTTATGGGTCGATTATTCAAGGATATTTCAAAATTGGAGATACGTCTCGGGCTCTTTCTGTCTGGGAGGAGATGATAGGGGCTGGGTGCGTGCCAAATGCTGTTAGTTACAGCATATTGATCAATGGACTCTGCAATGTAGGGAGATTGAAGGATGCTATGATGGTCTGGAAGCACATGCTTGACCGTGGCTGTGCACCTGACACAATTGCTTATACTTCAATGATCAAGGGCTTATGTGTTTCCGGAATGGTGGATGGTGGTCTTCGATTATTTTATGACATGCTGGCAAGTGGTCATGCTGATCCAGATGTCATCAGTTATAATGTCCTGCTGGATGGGCTGCTCCTGGCCAAGGACCTCCCACGGGCAATGGACTTGCTGAACAGGATGCTTGACCAGGGGTGTGATCCAGACACGGTGACATGCAATATTTTCTTGAGGGAGTTTGGAGctggagagaggaaggggagggagttCTTGGAAGGCCTGGTTGTGAGGCTATGCGACAGAAGAAGGAATATGGCAGCTGGAGAGGTTTTAATGGTAATGCTGGCTAAGTACATTGTGCCAGAGGCTCCCATTTGGGAGATGGTGGTCAGAGATGTTTGTCGGAGGAAGAGGGTTTGGAGAGTGATTGACAAATGTTGGGATGAGATTTGGGGGCCTTGA